The genomic interval CCATTCACTTCTGGCTTGTTAGAGAGACCATGCTAATTGTTAATTGAATGAGGGCATAGCCTGGATAATTTAGTTTAGTGACTATATCTTAAATAAATGATGTGCAGAACTCATATGACAACCTTGTGGTCCGATTCTTTCAGCTTCCCCTGTCTCTCAGGAATACATCCATGGATCCTAACAATGGTATGACAGTAGAGTTTCACGAGTAGGCTTTTCATTTTGgtatattaaaatgatttattgatatATGTTTCTGTTTTGGTAGGTATGTTGTCTCCAGCATGCCAAAGATCTATCTTTGTATTATCGACAGGCATGTTGATGTTTGCAgctaaaatatatcacattcCCGATCTGAATGATTTCCTCAAGTCATCAGTTCCATATGATGTGAGTTATGTTTGCGGCATGCTTTCTGGGTGGGTGGCTGCGATAGGGCTTGGGGTGGTCTCTGTGCTTAAAACTGCTGATATTGTTTGTTACTAATAAAAAGTTTGTCTTCGACAAGTTCAGGTTGATCCTTATCTGGGTATTAACGATGACCTGCAAGTATATGTAAAGCCTCAGGCAGATATCAGAGAGTATGGATCTGTTGCTGATAATCAACTTGCTGCATCATTGCTCTCTGAATTACGGAGCAAGGTATACAAATCTGACAATGTCATAATGGACATTTTAGTTCAGAGTCTGTCTAGCATTACTGAGGTATGACATTTTATCCAGAACCccctcccctttctctctctctctctctctccctctctctctctgatctgtTTGTTTCTGCTTGTAAAGCTGGAGGCAGATGCCCTGACTGAGCAACTGTCAGAATTATTCACACCTGATGATGCATTCATGTTTGGCCCACAATCATTACTTGAATTTGACCACAATCAAATGGTTCCCCATTCCAAGAAATCGTTGTCGTTTGATGGGGTAAGCTCTTTATGAtcattttaatgctattttaaGCATGACCTTGCAAGGAGCTCATTGCTTTCTGACAACTCTCCTCAGCTTTagttggaaaaaaagaaaagaaaaagaatgatagGTGAGGGTGTGTGGTATTGTTTAGATGCTATGTAAATATGTGGAAGTGATGAAGTTATATTCAGAAATTAGCTCATCCTTGGAGAGGAGTAAACAAAGTCAGTACACCAACCCTACCATCCACTGCTCATCGCAGTCAAATGGTTTCCAATTCCAAGAAATCACTGTAGTCACTATCTATAGTCTTTGTTTGCTTATGGTGTAGGATTTTCCAACAAATTCATTAGTTGAGGATGATGCAAGAAGTGAAGCATCCGTTGCTGACCTATCTCGGTTCATACCCAAAATGCCATCTTCACCGTCTATGTCCCATGTCATCAGCATTGGACAGCTTCTGGAATCGGTAACCTCCCCTTCTCTTTTTGTGTCTGTGAAAAGCGTATATGCAAGAAGATGTTAAAACAAGGTTGTATTCACTTCCTGAATTTCCgtaatattatttatggaaAGACTAGTCTGAAAAAGGAtctatctaataaaaaatattgaaaatatcaaGACTGACTGCCCTATCTGCTAAAATACTATGTATtgcaaattgttcaatatgcgtTTCTTTATTAGGCAATTTGTGTGATGATTCCTATATATCATCATCCTATGTGTAAGGGAGTTggagtaattttttttgttggttagAAATAGTGTATCTTCATTTTACTAATCGATGTGCAAGACGCCTAGATCTGTCCATGAAAGTTATTCGCCTACTAAATTATGGTACTTTCAGGCACTCGAAGTGGCTGGGCAAGTGGCAGGAACATCTGTGACTACATCGCCCCTCTCGTACAACACCATGGCTAGCCAGTGTGAAGCCCTTGGCACAGGCACAAGGAAGAAACTCTCCAATTGGTTGGCCCATGAAAATCACCAAAGTAGAGTGGTTGACAAATCGTTTCCTGCATTTCTTGCAGATGGACACTTGGCACTCAAAAAGGTTAGCCTTCGACACAACATGTTAACTCCCTTTGGACTTTCCACATAAATCCCAGAATGTATTATTATAAAGGGAAATTCATATAGAAACATCTTGTTTTTATCTTCAATTTGATATTAAGGCCCATGTTTTCACTTGATGCTCTCCAGACTCAATTTATGATCagttttttcttaaacttttcttttgttaattttcttacatttttttatttttaatcttttggtttTACCAAATTTCACAGGTTCgtggtgtttttttttctttttttttttttccctttctttttaactttgttattttttacaaGTTAAGACTCGAAAAATACCTATTGGCtcaccctttttatttttatttttttatattttggttttactACTTTCACACCTTAGTGGTTTcttatatatttcaagttctACTCATTAATGCTTTCTTTCCttactctttcattttttatttttagtcgaTATAGTTGACAGAATGCTTGATGAAGACAGGGTTACGAGAATcttgaatttagtaatttggaaGGTTAAATAGTTGCAAATAACTTGCTTgacacatattaaaaaatagttgcaAATAACTTGGTATTAATCATTTGAACTTTGTGACAACAGTTTCTATGTTTTATCAGTTATTTTCTGTCGATACCATTCTTAATCAATTTTATCATGTAGGTAACAAGTAGCGTTGGCCCCCCTGCTCAGGGAAATGTGTTGCCACAGGACCCATGGTTGGCGATGAGGCTGCCTCCTGCCAGCCCGTTTGACAACTTCCTCAAGGCTGCTGGATCAGCTAGGTGTTAGAAGAGAAGCCACACATTCTTTCTGGTGCTAGTTATCTTGTAAAAGTCTTAGGCAGCAATTAGGATTAGTAGCTTAACCTTTGATTTAAACTCAGATCATTTGTGGGCTTCCATGTCAGTTCATTAATTCTTGTATGCACAATGTACTCTTTGTTCTTAAAATGTGTTGGTGCAGCATAGCTTGTGAGCTTCCATGTCAGTTTATTAATCCTTGTACCTGTCATTTCTCCTTGGACTTGTTTTGTTTGCGCAGAGCATAGGTTGTGGTATTTAGTTTCTTATTGGATTGAGTTCTCCTACAATTTTCTGATCCAAACACCTTAAAAACTTGGAGAGAGGGAGACATAGCAAGTGGATTACTGTATTAAACGTCAGCAATGTGGACTCCAACatgaataatgctactatgtcgtctcattttgttttttcattttgaccatatttaattttttgttttagttacTGATTAAGGGAGTGACTATTAGTTTattggtatatattttttattttaaaaaaatatttaaatatataaaaatgtaaagaaaaaaagaagaaaaaaaaaaaagaggagaaattTGCACTAGTGGGCACGTCTAGTGGTTAAAGTTGGGCGACACACTAGCACTGTCTCTCCAACATTTAATATAGGAGAGTTTACATATTGTCTATCTCTGTGAATTGTAGAAAGTGTAAAATTATAGGAGATCTCGAGGCATCTCTTTCCATAATTGTGCGTCGTTTCATGTGTGACGTGTGGTGTAGGAATGAAAGGTAGAATTTTtgtatactaaattactaataccAACATCTTGGTGGGGGCAAGCAGCAATTGATAGCCTAGGCTTTTTTGCTCGACTTTGCATACATTGGGTGATACAACTGGAGAACCATATAATATAGGGCTATATTTTAAGCCCAAACTATGATAGCGGTGGAGGCAATGGTAACGGTCATATTTGAAATccaaataaatgtaaattttgtttgaGCAACACTTGGACAGATTGGCCCCTTTTCGAGTAGTACTGTTTACCCGGCCCAAATTCAAGGCATCAGACCCGACCCGAAACTGACCCGTTTCCGGCCGGATTTTATTCAAGAGTGAAATTCtatttcaaagtttttttttttttttttgggtgaagaTGAAGATTAAAGGAAGGATATCATCAGCTAAATGAAATCTTTATGGCCAATTTTCAGCAGATATAGATTGCAGACCATTTCTTATTGAACCGATTTGAGTTAAAGAGTTAAAAGTCAAAATAAGTAGCGTGCAAGGGCGGCACTCCTAAGTATTTGCCAATTTTGTCGTCAGGCCTCTGTGAACCTGTTCAAAGCTGTCACAGAAGCCTTTCCTTTAGGTCAAGGAACTATGAAAATGTAAAACTTAACTAAGCAAGAAGATAAAAGAATTTAAGAACACTAgttcttgcatatatatatgtatatatatattgctagcCTCCATGGCATGTGAACCTTTTCTAGTTCATTGGAGGAAAATTCAGAAACACATATGgaacttatttttttcttaatttgaagATGCAACAACACGAAATAAAAGCATGCTTCAAGAGGCTAAACTTGTTAGACATGCACGAAAACATGTGAGAAAAGCCATTACATGACTCAATACTCATGTATATAGATGGAGGGTATTGTAGACAGACATCTTGGATAAAGAAAGATAACTGGTCTAGGAAAGTTGCTCCTCAAGAGCTAGATCCTCAATCATGTTCCCATGGTTGAAAGGATTGAATGCTTGGATTTCAGAACACTTGCTAGGCAGTACCATGGGGCCAAGACCCTGCTGCTGCTCAAGTGAGTGTGTAGTCATGGGATATTTACGTGCAATCACAACCGAATTAATAACATCATCAGTTGGATGAAACACTGAAAGAACCTCGAATCCAACAAGATCGGACGGATCAACCACCGGATAGAGAAAAGCCCTAGCTCCATGTGCACTCCTTAGCATCAAAAGAGCTCCTGGCGCCATGTACTTGGCGATATGATCTATGACTCGGACCTTGTCGTCCTTGTCCATGCCCACTAGAGCTGCCAAGAAAACAACTTCAAAATCTTTCAAAGCAGTTGTTACATTCATTATATCAGTGGTATGGAAGAACATTCTTTTTGACAAGTCAGGATCAGATGAAACTAAACTAACAGCCTTTGAATTGGCTAAGGGGTCAATATCATAATTGTGAAAGGTCGAGGAGTTGAGGTGATTAGATGCCAAGACAATAGATGTAAGGGGAAGGGGACCAGAGCCCACAAAGGCAATTTTGCTAGGGCCATTTTGGGTGCAGTGTTGGGAAAGGATGTTGAACTCAAGGAGGCTAAGCTTGAGGTAATTAGAATAGTAAGGAAAGATATCAAGATGGTCAAGTGGTTTCTGATATGAGCCCAAAATGGTAGAGTAATGGCTCTCCAAAAGTCCCTCAGCCTCCCCACAAAGCCTAATCAGCTTTGACCTGATTTCTTGCACCCTTTTGCACAGCTTGGTTACATCAATTGGAGTTGGTGGCATGCATGTGAACACAAGTTGGGTGAAGAGCATGTTGACATCTTTGGAGGGTTTGAGACTGTCGAGGTTTGAGATTTGCTCAAACAAATTGCAGACTTGTTGAACCAAAGGCTCTTCCTGGCAACCCATGTCGACACTATGAGGTAATAGGAGAGGCTCCAATCCAAGGAAAAGGATAATCGAGTTATGATAAAAACTTGAGAGCAAGTTACAACGTCCTGTCCTCTGATGGAGTCATTATTTATGGGCGGTGGTTGGGCCCACATGGCACAGAGGGTtgccctattttttttttgtttttttttgtttttttgtttcgtTTTTCTGTTCTAAGCAAGCTTGATCATCAAGAAAACCATATTACACAAGAGTATAGTTATGAGCATACAAAACCAGCAAACTACACTAATTACACTAAGCAGATCAGATCCAAGGTGGATCTTTTCTACTGTGAAAATCCAGAAGACAAAGAGGTAATTTAATAAGGGATATGCTACCAAACACATTGTTTGATGTAGCCTATTGCGCTAAATTATGCGCTCATCGATTTTGATGTCGATAAATTTTTTGTGATGTCCATTTCTGAAAAGCCTTTAGAAGGGATGAGCAATCTGAAATTATGTTGAAGATGAACCATTTAGGGGAAGATGAGGGGTTGTTGAGAGCTTCGGCTACCACTTGGCAATCTCATTCTGTTACTATATTATGGAATCTTCTATGAAGAGCCTCCTCTATGGCTAGCTTGGCAGCCATGGCCTCCTTGAACACTGGATTGGTGGAATTTAAAAGTCTGGTGGCCTTGTTATATACATTTCTAATGCGATAACGTTTACTATAATTATGTTAGATACTACATTCTCGTTTTGCTCTTAAGTTCTATTATACACAgttatttttacgtattttttgtgCATTCTATTGATGAAGAATACGCAAAAATgactgtaaatataaattttgaataaggaTACAACTTCAACCCTTCTAAGCAACATTTTTTCTTGTCCATCCTTCATTACAATGCCCCATCTTCAAGCTCTGCGATTACAACTACATAGGCAACTGTTCCTGTCTGTTCCCTTCACATCTCACACATGCTTTTAGTTTAGTTATAAGGGGCataatcactataatatttagaACATGTTTGCTTTAAGCacacaaaaataagaaacaagatgaaaatattcttgctaaatatacttttttgttaatgttattaaaaaatttcatagggtaacaataaatattgtaagaccAACTTtatgtctatattttttttaacaaaaattcttctcatcaattactattcgTTACTTCACACCgtacaccttatgaaaaaaaaaattactaatgtatagaACACATCTACTAAAGTGATtacatggcataatttgatttgtaaaataaattttaaaatttaaatcttactatttaaatgatttgGACGATATGTTCTCCACGTAaacttaagaataaaataagtcatattTTTTTCACCTGAGatccttaattttaaataaaaatttgaaagaatatcGTTCATAATTATCAGCATCACTCCGTTCACACTAGGTGGCCAATAGCCAATTTAATTAATACCAAGAGTACCCCCACGCAGGTCCATGTAATTTAGCCAATGATCGTCATGAAAACTTGTtcaaacttaataaataaatttatgtagTTTACGTACACTCTATTTGGCCGTCATTGGCTCACAAGTCACATCTCTCGATTCCTTTCATATTACCCTTTCActttgtttatatatacattatctAATTGGTTTAGTAGTGTTTAGAGCATGGCAATCGCCATTGTcaagtttaaattttgattaaaatttaagattttggcTAAATTTTTGAGGTTAACTTATATTAGACTAGtcattttaaagttaaaataataatataatattatatattttaatattttttttttatttttttaataatttataaatacactctatatattaattaataatttaatttttactatccaaacaaattatttaacataagaagaaatgaaaaaaaaaaaaaaaagtaagaagaaaggaagagaaagggaAGGACGGGAGAGAGGAGATGTGGAGTCAGTGAGAAAATTAggaatactttttaataaaatattttttaagttggtAAACAGTAACTCACTAATTCATTTACTATAGCTCATAACTTGACTTGAAGTAATTAGGCTAGTCCAATGCagctaattttgaaaaaatatagtcAAAATCTAGACTTGACTGGCATTTGACTAgtccaataccaatgctcttagagtaactaaattctcaacgCCTacattcttaatatttttaaaaataagaaagaagacATTGAGAGTTTTCTACCGAAACACGTAAATTAATCTTACAAcatttaatattatgatttgtAAAATCCACGTAAAtgacaataaatattaattatatgataaatttcaTGCATGTATCCATTTTTCTCATAATCGAGGTTATAAAACTTAGGACAAAAACTTTAAGGATCCTAATCTATATCtaaataaaaaccctaaacaAGTGCGGCGTGATAGAATGCAAACATTATATGTATaccatctttttgtttttttgtttttttttttttttaattttattttttagggcTTCTTTGAATCATAGAGGGAGGACACTTTTCAAAAGCTAAAAGGTCGATGGCCTCCATAATGTTGACACTTGCACGtcttgaaactttttattttcatttttctgaacTCAAGATAAGTGATCTGGACGGTATACCCTTTAATTTGATAGTGCAAttatggttttatttctttttatttatttttttgagactTTTCCCTTAACTTCAACAGTATAACTGAAATACATAATTCCCAGTGGATAGTGCGAATTACAATTGGATacttttagattatttttagatgttgaaatgatTCTAGATGattagtgaataataataaaaaattaataaataatagtaaactgtttgtaaatagtaatgaagtaATCTATGCTATCTTCGGAGATTTTTGCTCTGTAACAAAAGTTCCTGCATGCAAGTTTTAGAGTATTGACAAtagtttcataaaaattatttctaaaattggataaaaaatacatgatttctataaatccaaaaccttcCTAcccataaccccacattgatagtcattgaattcatcaaaataataatataatataatattatttttttaataaaaatatatatattttcatattttacaattacactaataatatgttaattaataatttaatttgattcttacattattattacaagacggttggagattaaacgtgaataaaaaagatatttgaaaattaaaagtgaataaaaaatagaatttgatGAGTAAATAGTATccctttaaatttaaagaaatccATCCATTTACTATAGCTCAAAGCTTCACACTTATTTTTTTGGCTAATCTAATGTAgctctattttgatgaaatttatcatattttatatttggttaggcttttgatgaaaccaatatCAATGCTCTAAATGGAACCATTGATTTGGGAATTGAGGGGGTAGACTAGGGTTCAAAttgttctattttcttttcaagagcTAGGACTCCAAAATGTTAtatctattaatattatatcatatgattttaaaactattttttatttttcattttaaaactcTTTCGTTTCATTTATCTTTTGATCATTTAACacatattatctttaaaataatgattaaaatgatgatgaataacattttttaaatgtcaAATACAAGTTATATTAGATATATTGATGCTTTTCCAAGATTCCATAATAGCATatgaatattgtttttttaaaaagaaaatctatgcATCAACCTTTATTCACCCCCACATCTCacactataaaaagaaaaagaaaaaaaataaaaatttgttagaTGTgaggtgtgagagtgaatagtgactgatgtatagattttctctttttcaaataacacCCACTGAGGGATATAAACATGATAGATAGATGTTGACATTAATCACATTACAATACATTTTATTAGgtcatcatattatatattttcgtTCCATCTCTCTTGTGGTCGGAAAAAAGGGATGATACATGATCTAtaatatgataattaatatatattacaacttTTTGGCAAATTTGGCCAACTCCCACTGCCAACAAGAAGACTAACGCGACAACTCGACATTGAAGTTGGGTTATCTTCGATCCATGCATTGTCAAGATTCAAGAGGTGGGGctatatataaaggaaaatgacatgatgtgaaatggaggaaaatgaaTCATTTTGGTTCACATGATTTCAAAGTGAGTTTTATGTAAGTATTTTATATGGATAGCAAAAAATTTATTTGGGCATTGTCATTTGGAAGGCAACCCTTGATTCTTTTCTTGTCGAAATGATCTATTtaggaagaaaaataagaattataagctcattttaatcattattttttttttatcatcttttgatataaaattaaaagactgataaataaataaaacataataaatagttttcttataatttcattacatattttatattagttgATGTTGAAGATTTCCATATAAGCGGTATGTTACGTACGTACCTTAATAAGAATGTTTATTAAAAGGGTAATGCTAGATACACTTTTAGAGTATGTAATTTCTacgtactatttttttaaaaaagtggatcccatcattgaaaaaataatttttttatatttatttacttttttttaaaagaaaatgtgtgaGACTTGTATACTTTTAGActccaaatatcatttctcctattaaataaaagtaatgttGGATATAAGATTAGCACATACAAGTccctatcttaaaaaaaatataatgccAACAATAAAGAACggttcatttttcctttttcaattgGCCAATTCCCTATCATGTTCAACATGAATGGCACCAATGATGGTATTAAAAGAAGAGAAGCattacatatataaagagaatatatagaaatgaatttataaattaatgtgagtttatgtaattcattaaatctactttataataaacgtaattttataatttgatgtattgtatcaaatcacataaatttataaatatacttttatataatttatttataactaaagtatttctcttaaaagaataaaaggctttattgttttttttttttttttttttttaatctttgtgtAGTTCTAAATTCTTCtaatttaagaaaagaaaaatgaaaaggacaAATAGACAGGGGTTTGTACTTAGTAGGGGCATCCTAATAAAACCCAGTGGTGGGACCATAGAAGTATGGCACAATTGTTGGCTATGATATAAAGTCAAATTAACAGTAGCCATTTTGAAAATGGGAAGTGTGGCAACCACACGACACCATGCGCCTCACACCTGCCACCGAAAGTGATGGGGCCATCTTTCGCTGTACACTAGTCTACCACGCCACCATTCATCTTCTACCTTGGGGCCCGAATCTTCCCCTTTTATCTTCTCTTTTTGTGGGATAAGGACCTtactattattttctctttcttactattattttctctttcttatgGTTTTATAATCTCCAAAGAAATCACACACACAATGTGAACGTTTAAGATTCTTTTGCGTTCTtgtctaaatttaaaatttgaaataaaaagagatagaTAGATCATAGATGATGTAACTGAATATACAAGgataataattcacttaatgtCTATCTTTCATACTTTGGAAGATCTTTTTCCTAATGAGAATCTAGGgttcatttggatagtgagatgagatgaaatgagttgaataaaatattgttaaaatattattattattttgagatttaaaaaagttgaattgtttattatattttgtatgaaaatttaaaaaaattgtaatgataagatgagatgagatggattaagAGTGTTTCTGTATCTAAATGAAATCTAAATACTAAGGAGGAGGAGATGATTATGCACACTTTAACACAACCATTCAACCCAACGAATGGTACTATTTAAAAGCTTTTACACCACACTGTTGCATAATTTGAttgtaagtttaaattttaaaatttatcttttaaattaaattatcacGTAGATGATATGTAGTGTaaaatctttcaaataaaattattccgCCCTATAACTCAAGAAATTGGACTTCTATGCCCGGTTGTTAAAACAACTAGGCCCAGTGTCAATGGTCCTTGTTATGCCGTCTTGATCAAAACTCATTGGGCCTGCGCGAGTGACTGGAACATCATAAAACTGAACCATTGGCTACCCAAAAGTGAGTGGATTCGGCATACATCTGATTAGTTTGATCCAAGAtgatcctcctcctcttatCTCTTCTaaccaacaaaaataatgtaGAATGGCCTAAAATTGGGTAATCACTACTCAAAGTTTCAAATCATGCCCCGATTCTTGGCTGTGAAGCTTCACTCATCACCTACATTCTGCACTCTCTCCTGCACCATCAATCCATGTAACTAAAGtctatttggatagtgagatacgatgatgattttacataaaagttaaaagttaaataaaatattattttttaatatcattactgttttgtaatttgtaaaagttgaattgtttattatattttgtgtaaaaattgaaaaaaattgtaataatgagatgagatgaaatgagatcacACTGTTTCTGTATTCAAACGGTAAATCAATGTTACTTCTCCCCTTCCTTCAATTCGACCCAAAAAATAGGGGAGAGATATGGGAGGGAAGACACCCTTCCTAAAACCAGCACAACATCATAAAGGATCAATGAATCCGCATTTCACTATATAAAAAGTGACAATATACCAAAGCACCATCAATTTTTCAAGAGGCTTAGTGCATAAACAAACATCTTTTGGACAGACAACTCCCAAGTGTTAATTACAAGATGCAAACTAAGCATGTTCAACGAAATGACTTCCCGTAGAATTACAGGACAGTTGTAGGGCAAGACTACACATGGGGTTTATGCACAGATTTTAAACAAGTCACAAAAAGTACAGATTATAATGAAACTATAGGCAATAGACTTTGAAGAAAAGAATGGTAAATGATCCTACAGTTCCGAATCTTCATATGCTTCAGAGCTCTCATAAGCAGGAGTTTCATAAGCATTGGAATTTTCAGACTCTTCAGTACTCATGTACGATGGAGCCTCATAAGCAGGAGTTTCAACAGCTTCAGAATTTTCGTAAGCTGGCATTTCACGATCTACATTTTCTTCAGTTTGAACAAATTGAAGCAAGTAATGCACTCCATTAACCACATCATATACCATAATTCCTATCCTACCTCCAACCCAACTGCCCAATTCACTTCCCACAAGATAGCCAACCTTCCCCAGTCTTTGCTCTCCTAGGAAACCACCGGCATAGGTGCCAAACAATGTTCCAGTGCCTCTGAGGAACCCTTCTGTCAAGGTACCACCATAATATATTGCTTCAAAAAAGTCCCATCCAGAAGAGATAATGGGGCCTATTATGCGTTTGGATTGCCGGGTCACCAACTTTGCCGCCTTTGCACCTTCTTTCTGTGCTTGTTTGGCAGCATCTTTAGCAGACATTCCCTGTGACAATGCATCAACTAAAGCAGCCTCAATTGCAGAATGCCTCGCCTTTTCAACATGAGCAGCTCTGATGTTGTAGAAGTACAGCTTCACACCCTCCTTCACAGCGCAAGCTACAGATCCAGAGCCCATGTCAAAACAGTTCAAGAATGTAAACTTTCCACTCTGAGATGACGCTTCTTCCCCAACCAGCTGCCGACATTTTTCAGctataaaaagtaaaagcaagGTAAACTTTCTATACCTCTATTGGAACAAGATGCATAGAACAGGACAACTAAGTGAAGATATGTAAACATACACAATTAAAAATTACAGaagcaatttaaaattaaaatcaaacaccatttctatatatatatatatatatatattttgataag from Juglans microcarpa x Juglans regia isolate MS1-56 chromosome 4S, Jm3101_v1.0, whole genome shotgun sequence carries:
- the LOC121261952 gene encoding uncharacterized protein LOC121261952, encoding MDFQKKRIQLLLLIAGIIALSIAAEKCRQLVGEEASSQSGKFTFLNCFDMGSGSVACAVKEGVKLYFYNIRAAHVEKARHSAIEAALVDALSQGMSAKDAAKQAQKEGAKAAKLVTRQSKRIIGPIISSGWDFFEAIYYGGTLTEGFLRGTGTLFGTYAGGFLGEQRLGKVGYLVGSELGSWVGGRIGIMVYDVVNGVHYLLQFVQTEENVDREMPAYENSEAVETPAYEAPSYMSTEESENSNAYETPAYESSEAYEDSEL
- the LOC121261948 gene encoding nicotianamine synthase-like, which encodes MGCQEEPLVQQVCNLFEQISNLDSLKPSKDVNMLFTQLVFTCMPPTPIDVTKLCKRVQEIRSKLIRLCGEAEGLLESHYSTILGSYQKPLDHLDIFPYYSNYLKLSLLEFNILSQHCTQNGPSKIAFVGSGPLPLTSIVLASNHLNSSTFHNYDIDPLANSKAVSLVSSDPDLSKRMFFHTTDIMNVTTALKDFEVVFLAALVGMDKDDKVRVIDHIAKYMAPGALLMLRSAHGARAFLYPVVDPSDLVGFEVLSVFHPTDDVINSVVIARKYPMTTHSLEQQQGLGPMVLPSKCSEIQAFNPFNHGNMIEDLALEEQLS